Genomic segment of uncultured Desulfobacter sp.:
TGAACATCCGGCCGTCAGAAGCCTTTGTCTTCACCTGCAGGAAAAAAAAGGATACAAAATAACCTTTGTCCCGGTGGACAAAAAGGGGCGTCTCGACCTTGATACCCTGTACTCGGCCATGTCCGATGATACGGCCATTGTTTCGGTCATGTGGGCCAACAATGAAACCGGGGTGATCTTTCCCATTGCCAACATTGCTCAAAAAGCAAAGGAAAAAGGGATCTGGTTTCATACGGATGCGGTCCAGGCCACGGGTAAGATCCCCATTGATGTGAAAGCTGCCGGTGTGGATATGCTTTCTATGTCAGGACATAAAATCCATGCGCCCAAGGGGATCGGCGTGCTCTATGTCAAAAAAGAGATCAAATTTCCACCCTTTCTGATCGGCGGGCACCAGGAAAAGGGACGCAGGGGCGGAACGGAAAATACGGCATCCATCATTGCTCTGGGCAAGGCCAGTGAACTGGCAAAGGCCCATCTTCCCATGATGGACACCCAGGTTCGTGAAATCCGCGATTATCTTGAGACGCAGCTTTTGAATGCCATTCCGGCAACATCCGTGAACGGCGACAGGGAAAACCGCCTGCCAAATACCTTATCCATTGGTTTTGATGCCGTTGAGGGGGAATCCATCCTCATGCTGATGAACCAGGCCGGCATATGTGCATCTTCGGGATCGGCCTGCACCTCGGGTTCACTGGATCCGTCCCATGTGCTCATGGCCATGCAGGTACCCTTTAAATCAGCCCACGGCACCATTCGGTTTTCATTGTCCCACTACAATACGAAATCGGAAATGGACACCATTGTGGAAACTTTGGTCCCGGCCATTGACAGACTGCGACAGATGTCACCGTTCTGGAAAGACGGAAAAGTGGTGTGACTATGATTTTGTTTTGTGTATTACCGAATCCCATACATAAAGGAGCACACCGGCCCATATAAAAAGAAAGGTGATCAGGTTATGCCGGGTAAAGGGTTCTTTATACACAAAAACCCCGAGAACAAAGGCGATGGATGGGGCCAGGTATTGGAGAATTCCTATGGTTGACAGGTTCAGCCGCTTTACGGCGGCGGCAAACCAGAGTAACGGCAGACTTGTGACGATCCCTGCGCCCGCACACCATAATGATATGACAGTTTGTTCCAGAAAAGGCGTGGACCCCATGGCAACCCGAAAACCGATATAGGCCAAGGCCGGGATAAACAGGATCAATGTTTCGATAAAGAGCATGGGAATGGGCATGGCATCAATTTTTT
This window contains:
- the nifS gene encoding cysteine desulfurase NifS, encoding MIYTDNNATTRVADEVIEEMLPYLGELYGNPSSMYGFADTVNKKVQQARTQVADLINADPEEIIFTSCGTESDNAAINAALSTFPQKKHIITTAVEHPAVRSLCLHLQEKKGYKITFVPVDKKGRLDLDTLYSAMSDDTAIVSVMWANNETGVIFPIANIAQKAKEKGIWFHTDAVQATGKIPIDVKAAGVDMLSMSGHKIHAPKGIGVLYVKKEIKFPPFLIGGHQEKGRRGGTENTASIIALGKASELAKAHLPMMDTQVREIRDYLETQLLNAIPATSVNGDRENRLPNTLSIGFDAVEGESILMLMNQAGICASSGSACTSGSLDPSHVLMAMQVPFKSAHGTIRFSLSHYNTKSEMDTIVETLVPAIDRLRQMSPFWKDGKVV